A window from Humidesulfovibrio mexicanus encodes these proteins:
- a CDS encoding DegT/DnrJ/EryC1/StrS family aminotransferase, translating into MTLALFGGERTIARPFSTYNSIGKAEEDAALRVIRSGTLSGYLGSWNERFYGGPEVLAFETAFAKLFGIKHAVAFNSLSSGLMASVGALGIAPGDEVIVSPWTMSATATAILVWNAIPVFADIEPETFNLDPASVEANITPRTKAVIVTDIFGHAARLDELAAICARHGLKLVEDAAQAPYAKCPQGFAGCVADVGGFSLNCHKLIQTGEGGVMVTADDRIAERMRLIRNHGEAVIGPKGENDIANIIGYNLRYGEIEAAMAAEQLKRLPGLAAMRQATGERLSRGLAGLEGLATPVIRPGCTHVFYIYAPRLDEKAIGVERGLILDALRAEGVPHISPGYQLLHLLPIYQRRTAHGSRGFPWSADFYHGHARYDEGICPVAERLHKHELLALELGPHDYTDEEADLVIAAFRKVWANLDELRARARAGAGK; encoded by the coding sequence ATGACGCTCGCGCTTTTCGGCGGCGAAAGGACCATCGCCCGCCCCTTCTCCACATACAACAGCATCGGCAAGGCCGAGGAGGACGCCGCCCTGCGGGTCATCCGTTCGGGCACGCTCTCCGGCTACCTGGGCTCCTGGAACGAACGCTTCTACGGCGGGCCGGAGGTGCTCGCCTTCGAGACCGCCTTCGCAAAACTCTTCGGAATCAAGCACGCCGTGGCCTTCAACTCCCTGTCCTCCGGGCTCATGGCCTCGGTGGGGGCGCTGGGCATAGCGCCCGGCGACGAGGTCATCGTCAGCCCCTGGACCATGTCGGCCACGGCCACGGCCATCCTGGTGTGGAACGCCATTCCCGTGTTCGCGGACATCGAGCCCGAGACCTTCAACCTGGACCCGGCCTCGGTGGAAGCCAACATCACCCCGCGCACCAAGGCCGTCATCGTCACCGACATCTTCGGCCACGCGGCCCGGCTGGACGAGCTTGCGGCCATCTGCGCCCGCCACGGGCTGAAGCTCGTGGAGGACGCGGCCCAGGCCCCCTACGCCAAATGCCCGCAAGGCTTCGCTGGCTGCGTGGCCGACGTGGGCGGCTTCAGCCTCAACTGCCACAAGCTCATCCAGACCGGAGAGGGCGGGGTCATGGTCACGGCCGACGACCGCATAGCCGAGCGGATGCGCCTCATCCGCAACCACGGCGAGGCCGTGATCGGCCCCAAGGGCGAGAACGACATCGCCAACATCATCGGCTACAACCTGCGCTACGGCGAGATCGAAGCCGCCATGGCCGCCGAGCAGCTGAAGCGCCTGCCGGGCCTTGCGGCCATGCGCCAGGCCACGGGCGAGCGGCTTTCGCGCGGGCTCGCCGGACTGGAGGGCCTCGCCACGCCGGTCATCCGGCCGGGCTGCACCCACGTGTTCTACATCTACGCCCCACGCCTGGACGAAAAGGCCATCGGCGTGGAGCGCGGGCTGATCCTCGACGCCCTGCGCGCAGAGGGCGTGCCCCACATCTCGCCGGGCTACCAGCTGCTGCACCTGCTGCCCATCTACCAGCGGCGCACGGCCCACGGCAGCCGCGGCTTCCCCTGGAGCGCGGACTTCTACCACGGCCACGCGCGCTACGACGAGGGCATCTGCCCCGTGGCCGAGCGGCTGCACAAGCACGAACTGCTGGCGCTGGAACTTGGCCCCCACGACTACACCGACGAGGAGGCCGATCTGGTCATCGCCGCCTTCCGCAAGGTGTGGGCCAACCTGGACGAACTGCGCGCCAGGGCCAGGGCCGGAGCAGGAAAATGA
- a CDS encoding sulfotransferase — protein MDASHAAAFRAFGARANLLAVLDHSGRAGNGFVMASFDQHPQVLGCHWAHYLYSYLLSEFGDSPEIGAERARAFILSRTKFGLTMQPMDAEQRAFVRRIGGDPDVPLDREAGLRAFTELLSAGPTISRRDLVLAAYYAFAVAAGRDTSQTAYILTSDAVSLRAEPRARPFSGRIAREMLRDFPQARFISLVRDPRAVFASNRHQFVNVNGNMHGLAPGSLCARLAELASGEPSTEGCVFLHWIVYCASAAKTVYALKTEFAPHFVTLRNEDLNLDFAPTLRGLCRWLGVDFHRPWAEPDFTPTSLGSPWRGAGAYSNTYQTNAHGPLKNDPDNVSRKVTGPNAYVTQRWRSRLSDSETAVIEALFADEMRDLGYAPLHADPRRGLAARLWRPFTGELPAPAWLADGTRLGWRELSRRLFYALALPPFYALSRLALMSFIRRGYFDNPGFRTLPGPAGWPRAENSQGPDA, from the coding sequence ATGGACGCCAGCCACGCCGCCGCGTTCCGCGCCTTTGGCGCGCGGGCCAACCTGCTGGCCGTGCTCGACCACTCCGGGAGGGCTGGCAACGGCTTCGTCATGGCCAGCTTCGACCAGCATCCGCAAGTGCTGGGCTGTCACTGGGCGCACTACCTGTATTCCTACCTGCTCTCCGAGTTCGGCGACAGCCCGGAAATAGGGGCTGAGCGGGCGCGGGCGTTCATTCTTTCGCGCACCAAGTTCGGGCTGACCATGCAGCCCATGGACGCGGAACAGCGCGCCTTTGTCCGGCGCATCGGCGGCGATCCCGACGTTCCCCTGGACCGCGAGGCCGGGCTGCGCGCCTTCACGGAACTCCTTTCGGCGGGGCCGACCATCTCCCGGCGCGACCTGGTGCTGGCCGCCTACTACGCCTTCGCCGTCGCCGCTGGGCGCGACACCTCCCAGACGGCCTACATCCTCACCTCCGACGCGGTGAGCCTGCGCGCGGAGCCGCGGGCTAGGCCCTTCAGCGGGCGCATTGCACGGGAAATGCTGCGGGACTTCCCGCAGGCGCGGTTCATCAGCCTTGTGCGCGACCCGCGCGCGGTGTTCGCCTCCAACCGCCACCAGTTCGTCAACGTCAACGGCAACATGCACGGACTGGCCCCCGGCAGCCTTTGCGCACGTCTGGCGGAGCTCGCCAGCGGCGAACCCAGCACCGAGGGCTGCGTGTTCCTGCACTGGATCGTGTACTGCGCATCCGCCGCCAAGACCGTGTACGCGCTCAAAACCGAATTCGCGCCGCATTTCGTCACCCTGCGCAACGAGGATCTGAACCTGGACTTCGCGCCCACCCTGCGCGGCCTGTGCCGCTGGCTGGGGGTGGACTTCCACCGGCCCTGGGCCGAGCCGGACTTCACGCCCACCAGCCTGGGCAGCCCCTGGCGCGGGGCCGGCGCCTACAGCAACACGTACCAGACCAACGCCCACGGTCCGCTCAAGAACGATCCGGACAACGTGTCGCGCAAGGTCACCGGGCCCAACGCCTACGTCACCCAGCGCTGGCGCTCGCGCCTTTCGGACAGCGAAACCGCCGTCATCGAAGCCCTTTTCGCCGACGAGATGCGCGACCTGGGCTATGCGCCCCTGCACGCCGACCCCCGGCGCGGCCTCGCCGCCCGGCTGTGGCGGCCCTTCACCGGGGAACTGCCCGCGCCCGCCTGGCTGGCGGATGGCACGCGCCTGGGCTGGCGCGAGCTTAGCCGGCGGCTCTTTTATGCCCTGGCCCTGCCGCCCTTCTACGCGCTGTCCAGGCTGGCGCTTATGAGCTTCATCCGGCGCGGCTATTTCGACAATCCCGGCTTCCGCACCCTTCCCGGCCCGGCAGGCTGGCCCCGCGCCGAAAACAGCCAAGGCCCGGACGCATGA
- a CDS encoding GNAT family N-acetyltransferase, with amino-acid sequence MSADATLRTPLLTLEPFGPKHLGQRYVSWLNDPEVVRHSEQRHRAHSLESCRAYAESFAGSPSGLWAMLTRQGGHVGNVTATVDAPNAVAELGILIGERGHWGRDLATQAWTALADHLFRARGLRKIEAGAMEENAAMLRVAHKLGMTPDGRRARRFVLDGREVDAVFFALFREDWLARHPLPPYGPNGEER; translated from the coding sequence ATGAGCGCCGACGCCACGCTGCGCACGCCGCTGCTGACCCTTGAGCCCTTCGGGCCGAAACATCTGGGCCAGCGCTACGTGTCGTGGCTCAACGACCCGGAGGTGGTGCGCCACAGCGAGCAGCGCCACCGCGCGCACAGCCTGGAGTCCTGCCGGGCCTACGCGGAATCCTTCGCGGGCTCGCCCAGCGGCCTTTGGGCCATGCTTACGCGGCAGGGCGGGCACGTGGGCAATGTCACCGCCACGGTGGACGCCCCCAACGCCGTGGCCGAACTGGGCATCCTCATCGGCGAACGCGGGCACTGGGGCCGCGACCTGGCCACCCAGGCCTGGACCGCCCTGGCCGACCACCTGTTCCGCGCGCGCGGCCTGCGCAAGATAGAGGCCGGGGCCATGGAGGAGAACGCCGCCATGCTGCGCGTGGCCCACAAGCTCGGCATGACGCCCGACGGCCGCCGCGCCCGGCGCTTTGTGCTGGACGGCCGCGAGGTGGACGCCGTCTTCTTCGCCCTGTTCCGCGAGGACTGGCTTGCCCGCCACCCCCTGCCGCCCTATGGGCCAAACGGAGAGGAGCGCTAG